Within Spinacia oleracea cultivar Varoflay chromosome 4, BTI_SOV_V1, whole genome shotgun sequence, the genomic segment ttgttataattttttttattattattaaaatataaataatatatattgatgttcttttttttttttgacgggaaagAGAGATCATATTTATTGATAGAGGAAAGCCTTGTCTGCTATGACAAGGGGAAGAACATCCATGGGGTGATCTTCCATCCACACCATCTCTTCAGTTAGAGAGAAGGAAGATTTGGCGATGGAATGGGCCACCGAATTACAAGATCTCTTAGCaaaattaaaagaacaaaaagcaAAGTTACTAGCCATAACCAAAATGTCATCTACTATCACTTGTGTGTAGGATCTTTCCCGTTTTCTCGAGCATAGTAGTTCCACAAGATGAAGGCAGTCAGATTCCGCTTCGACACTACGAAAACCAGTATCATAGGAGTACTTAAGGCCAAAACGCATAGCCTCTGCCTCAGCTTGGAGAGCCGTGCACGAGGTTATACGACTCGTACCTGCAGACATCAAAACATCCCCAACAACATCTCTGACCACCATGCCAAAGCTGATCTTATCTTCTTTAATCGCCGCATCAGTGTTTACCTTATACTGGGTTCTCCTTGGAGGTTGCCAACTGCTAGTAGCAGCTTCCGTGTTGGCCTGTGTCGGCTCCTCTCTCTCTACTGCTGCTTCGTACTCTCCTAGAAGGTGTAAAGCTCTACTGCAAGCCACCATAGGGTCAGTTCATTTCCGTTCAAAAACCCACAAGTTCCTTAGGTTCCATATTTGCCACACGATCATCATAATTGTTTCCCAAGCACGGTCCAGTTTGCATCTAGAAATCATATCTACACACCAGTCAGCGAAGGTGTGTACAGCAGTTGAGCTCTCGAGCAGACGGACAGGGGAGGCGTGCCATAGTATTTGGTTGTTGCTGCACTGTAGGAACACATGGGTCGTTGTTTCCGTTGCCTCACCACATCTTGGACATCTCGGGTCAGCGGGCAATCCTCTACTCGCAAGATTACTAAGTGTTGGGAGCCCATTACAGGTTGCCCTCCATAGAAGGTTCTTCACTTTATTTGGTACCCTCGCTTGCCAGATTTTCTTCCACAGTCTTGCCTTCCCATTCTCCGTTGAGCAGCCCACATTGCCACTACGCCTTTCCATTTCGAGATGATAGGCACCTTTCACAGTGAATTCGCCATTTTTTTGTGAACTCCCAAGCCAGGAAGTCGTTCTGATTGCTCCCCACCATCTCAACCTTCAGTATTGCCCTTATCTCCTCCTCACTTAGTACACCCCCTAGTTCTTCATGTTTCCATTGAGTACTCTCATAATTTCTCCAATCCACAACTAGAGCTTCGCCGTCAGCTTGTTGTGGGGGTTGGGACATTATCCTCCCACCTGGAATGCCTGTTAACCATTTGTCTTTCCTAAACCGTACAGAGCGGCCGTTCCCAATGACCCATTTCGAACCATGTTGTGGGAGTTCCCTAGCAGAGAGGGTCGATCTCCATGTATAGCTTGCATTGGGTGGAACCTTGGCTTCCCAGAAGCTTGTTCGAGGGAAGTACTTCCCTTTGAGGACTGAGGCAGCCAATGAGTGTGGGTTTGTCACTAATCTCCAGCATTGTTTGGCCAGCAGGGCCATGTTGAAGCGCACTCAGGTCACGAAGCCCAACACCCCCCGCTTCCTTTGCCGTGCATAATCTCTTCCAACTTAGCAAAGCTAACTTATTCTCATCACCCTTTTGTCCCCACCAGAAATTTCGGCATATCGAGTTCATAGCACTTATCACTCCTTCGGGTATTTTGAAACACTGCATAGCGTATGTGGGTATTGCTTGGGCGATCGATTTGAGCAATACCTCACGACCCGCCCGAGATAAGCATCTCTCCTTCCAACCTGACACTTTCTTCCACACACGATCTTGGATTACCTGGAACACAATCTTCTTGGACCTCCCCACATAAGTCGGGAGTCCAAGGTATTTGTCATGGCCTTCAACATCCTTAAAATTCAACTTCGAGATAAGCATATTCTGCATATTCACGCTCACATTTCGGCTGAACGAAACTTCGGATTTCCAAGTTTATTTTTTGGCCTGACGCCGCTTCGTATGTCAGTAAGATGTCATTAATAGTATCAGCTTCAGAATCATTTGCCCGGGTAAAAAGCAAGGTGTCATCTGCGAAGAATAGATGGGAGATTGGGCTCACTTGTCTAGCAATACGAATTCCATGTAGTCTCCTTCTGTGTTCTGCATCCTTGAGAAGGGAAGAGAACCCTTCGGCGCATAGGAGGAAAAGGAAGGGGGAGATGGGGTCCCAATGACGCAATCCTCTAGAAGGGCTAAATTTCCTTGACGGGAAACCATTATACAAGATGGAGTATGAGACCGAAGAGATGCACCGCATAACCAATTCCACAAACCCAGCTCTGAACCCCAGTTTCAGCATCATTCCTTCCACAAACCTCCATTCAACTCGATCGTAGGCTTTACTCATATCGAGTTTCATAGCCATAAACCCTGTATTTCCCGACTTTTTCTTCCGGAGATAATGAAAGATCTCATATGCAACTAATACATTGTCCGTAATCAACCTTCCCGGCACGAACGCACTTTGGGCCTCACTTATCACACACGGGAGAATCCTCTTGAGCCGGTTAGAAATTACTTTCGAGACTAGTTTGTAGAGAACGTTACACAAACTAATCGGTCTGTAATCCCTCGTAGACTCACATGATTTCTTCTTCGGTATGAGAGAAATGTTAGTATGATTGATCTGGTCCAGCGAGGCCCCATGATTAAGTATATTGAGAACATACGAACTGACATCCTCACCCACAACATTCCAGAATTTCTTATAAAACAAGGTCGGCATACCATCGGGCCCTGGGGCCTTTGTCAGGTGCATTTGTTTGAGAGCTTGTACAACCTCTGCATATGTGAATGTGGCCGTGAGTTTCTCATTCATTTCATGCGTCACCTTTGGCTGGACATTCTCCAAAACCTGTTGCATTTCCTCGAAGGTACAATTGTTAGAACCGAACAAAGAGTTGAAGTACGAAACAAAAACTTCTTCGGCTTCCTCTTCAATTTCCCTCCAGGTACCACCCTCATCATACACaccttttgaaggaaataattcccttggtccaagtatgcattcaatgttaagtctaataaatgcggttcagtattaattaacaagttaataattcagtgagatcaagttagctgaatgcctagctagaggccgcttcagttcaggtggaattaatgatattaatccacagcttactcttgactgaacccgtagggtcacacaaatagtacgtaaacggatcaagtatttaatggcattaaatactccatctatggatattcggaatcgacggatcttggtttcagttggagctgagatcgtcacaggcaagaaaagaatactccggaaacgatgatattgccggaaacggaaatatggatcgtatcggaaatataaatattatccaagtcgtagatgttgccggaaacggaaacatggtacgtatcggaaaatattatcggaaatagaaatatttccggaatcggaaatattgccggaaacagaaatattgtctgaatcggaaatattatcggaatcggaaaataattccggaaacggaaatattaaatatttgttcgaaacggaaattaattccggaatcggaaatgttaaatattgttcgtatcggaaatgaattccggaatcggaaaattaatcggaagcgcgtcgtacgaattagcatcggacgagcttgctagacgaaggcccagcacgaagccaggcccacgtccagcaagggaaacgcgcgccacaacacgccagcccaaggctgcgccaggcccaccgcaaggcaggcccagcgcgcgcccaaggctgcggcagtcgtgggctgtgttgctcgggctgtgcgcgcgcgggcatggtgcccctcgtgggctgctgtgtgtgcgtgtgtgtttgtgttcacatacgaaacctaaaacgtacaggattcgtttaatgattaaattcctaatcctaaaagataaattaattaaataagagtttcactaggattctaatttaattaattcgtatcctagtaggattccaattctctttccatacccctataaatatgtggcctgggttcacaatttataacgagttttcaagtattcaaagtgagtttttgagagaaaaattcagtcacataccttgcctaaaagtgccgaaattattagtaccttaagggcgattctagttggtcaatcttaaggcggatccggacgtgctgtggactatctacggagggacgacacttggagtcctaaagacttgttcttgttcggttcgggcgcagctagggaaggcacgcaacaaagagtatgcatctaaactatgttatatgattatgtgtaaataatatgtattcctggctaaatggtttttccgcatgatttatgaattgtcatatgtatcataacctaacagtggtatcacgagcctcttattattttcataatctaaattgcatgaacatggttaaatattacaaatttgcaagaattaaaaggggtgattaattttcgtaattgttaattaattgcaaattgcgtttatttaattatacgtacgcagttttcggcagtttcttcgttactcatccgaatcgagtgatttttgtgtcaattccgcatgtaaaaggcattctaaaattttgacaaaaataaatttttttctgccgaacccagaattctcaaattcgaagcctaactatgacttttcgaaggttttagtttttcgaatgcaaaatttcgtaaatttaagatgttaaattaaatatttgcaattcttgttggtaaatcttgaatttttgattgacctactgtatatgtttaacaattttgaatgcctagccttgttaattatgcaatctaatttgtaattatgattaatttgttgaaaattagaataatttagaattaatttgattttcataattaattataatttaattagatacctatgattaaaaaccaccataaaaattgtaaatttatgataaattttaaatttttatgacctagacttgaatccatgttaatcggaaatcaattgaataataaattttcgatttttcgccctaaaattatgaaattaatattatttattaatttgtcattaattttaagtacaattttttaaattttatgcgattcggtcatataacttgcacgcacaaagcaatggacgctacgtgttacccttaaggggtgttgtatagtgcgggcatgcgacgacgagcaagggagctcgtcgcccatgcggcacgaatgcaatgagcaaggccatggtgcacgagcacaaggcagcagccctgccttgtgtcgtgggctatgagcaatggacgaatgggcatgggcgaaggcaaggcacgacagtcgcgtgtgggcagcaagcgagctgcgccacaacgcgcactgcctcgcgcaagcgctgcgcgcagcgagcgcaagctcgcgtgccacgagtgctgcgcccagcgtcgatgccgcgcgcagcgagcgctggctcgcaccaagcgagcgctagcgagcgtgcacagcatgcgctggcgagtgcacgaagcgagcgctggctcgcttgcatcgagcgctggcgcgcgcgcagcgagcgatggctcgcgtgcatcgagcgctggcgcgcgcgcagcgagcacatgctcgcgtgcatcgagcgttggcgcgcgcgcagcgagcaccagctcgcgcgatggcttgcgaagggtagaagcagcagctatgcgacgcagcgcatgggttgcgcgcacatggccagcgatggctgtgtgcgtgtggcccatgggcgtgcgatgcgtagggtgtttgcgttgcgattagatcgttttgaatgtttaatttgaaattttcagtttacgtaattttaattaattttaaaattaataatttaaattattttcttggattttaattttgaatattgtaattataataaattttatttattctaattattttactaaaattaaaatcatgaattaatttaaatacaactgaaattaaattaaaccttttggattcagttataaatttatatgagctttaaattttaattaaatttgtatgtttccggttagactagaaatacatttttatgtttaaaattagtaaagcatatgaatttattggtttaagtgggagcccttttagtcataaactcttgattaggtctacaaatccttaaggttaaaacaacttgattagaattaataaggactgaataattggtagattattggtgcccttgattaattgctgcaaatgtttacgtgatgcataatgtgttttactaaccagctatgtgggccattcatgataatgaatgggtgaatggtatatattgtatatgtactgttttgcaggttatgaagtgactagtatggcccaaataggatagaaaatatggtctgcgtaccattaatttgaatgtaattggtctaaagtaccaaagttgtttttcaattcaaatatggtctgcgtaccatcaaatagttgtaattagttttaattatagcttatcctatttgaagaaaatggtgcctcccacggagattttcaagacggactttgaagttaaagcttcaagatgaagtcgagccatactagatcacatttatcttatgcatgttttaagttatttattgcttttaaatatgtcttaaaatgcatgagatcaagagcttgattatgttgcatgattaaggattttagttcacttaaaatctaaccaacatagtaagagccttaagttccaaacttaaaaaattgagttataaggtgccatgccaaaatatacacttgcttggatatcctttacatcaatctagtaatagttttcgctcagcgaggtgttacttattggtcctaaaggggcaaggtacacaaataattgtgagtacatgttagttttggtgaaactcaacgatataagtaaggagtccttttatgtcgtggcaaaatcgataggtttacctaagaagttcttagacgtacctatcaaccaagaatagtttctagactattagcaaaaggtttttgcttacctaagatgttttaggattaagtcgacaaactgtgcttagttcttcaatgattttaggatcttggaatcattttattcacacctgccggaacacataacttgaataaaatgcttaataaacattgaattatgcatgtatgctagaatttaagtttattaagagaaactgtgaatggttatttatttgtttattcttttcaattgtagtttttaatatggcaaacaacaatcaaaacatcatcataggttctgagcttatggtcaagctgaacctggcaaattttcttgaatgggaagctaagctagttgaaatagtcaaactcaatggacttgagtatgtactgtcacatcccatgccaagctactatgccaaagacatgacccctgagagattttacgcctgggatgcggatctcaaaaaggttatgagtctcatgctgaacaatatccctgatgattgggctagaaggtttgtagcctatgaaccttttacgctcatcaagaatctgagggatatctgtcgtggaagcacggaggacagggacctgaacgtccatgagtttattgaatcaatgtctggtctaaaggttagttctcccaacaggtgttataggatggaggtccaagaaacacatgttcagctccttcgcactaaacagagggtaggcgtcccactgaggtttcatgtggatcttatgcgttcatactttgatcgcctaagtctactaggaacaccaataagcgaaaggatggcagtctctatcttgcacaattcactacacagtgggtttggtcgcttcaagaaactatacctaagtgaaccaagagaagaaacagttgcagaatttgttcaccttgtcagaaaggctgaaataatactggactgtgaagccaaagatttactcaaggctagaaggagaccgttcaagaaaggtggaaagtccaagggcaatgctaaatcaaagcaggacaaatccacatcaagctgtctttattgtgatggaataggccattacaaaagagaatgtccaaagctaaaggaagatcagaagaacggaacagtcgttccatcttcaggtattttcgttatagactgtatacttgctaattcaacttcttgggtattagatacaggttgtggctcacacttatgttccaatcca encodes:
- the LOC110782569 gene encoding uncharacterized protein, which gives rise to MVACSRALHLLGEYEAAVEREEPTQANTEAATSSWQPPRRTQYKVNTDAAIKEDKISFGMVVRDVVGDVLMSAGTSRITSCTALQAEAEAMRFGLKYSYDTGFRSVEAESDCLHLVELLCSRKRERSYTQVIVDDILVMASNFAFCSFNFAKRSCNSVAHSIAKSSFSLTEEMVWMEDHPMDVLPLVIADKAFLYQ